The following are encoded together in the Daucus carota subsp. sativus chromosome 5, DH1 v3.0, whole genome shotgun sequence genome:
- the LOC108223203 gene encoding glucose-6-phosphate 1-dehydrogenase, chloroplastic isoform X2, producing MSTQLSHCSSSTNNISSCLIKKHTLLLKPLVIVPSRINSFKRVSLIHSSIHPRKDFEFKNSNGHPLNAVSLQDAEKSVEREPTSLEMGREESNLSVTVVGASGDLAKKKIFPALFALFYEDCLPKNFLVFGYARTKMTDDELRNMISNTLTCRIDKSANCGDKMNQFLERCFYHSGQYNSEEHFSELDKKMKVKEAGLRSNRLFYLSVPPNIFVDVAKCASAQASSANGWTRVIVEKPFGRDSESSAELTRCLKQYLAEDQIFRIDHYLGKEIVENLSVLRFSNLVFEPLWSRNYIRNVQLIFSEDFGTDGRGGYFDNYGIIRDIMQNHLLQILTLFAMETPVSLDAEDIRNEKVKVLRSMRPLQLEDVIVGQYKGHSKGTKSYLGYTDDPTVPKDSLTPTFAAAALFIDNARWDGVPFLMKAGKALHTRRAEIRVQFRHVPGNLYKNNFGTNLDKATNELVLRVQPDQAIYLKINNKVPGLGMRLDRSDLNLLYSARYSKEAIDAYERLLIDAIEGERRLFIRSDELDAAWSLFTPLLKELEKKKIAPELYPYGSRGPVGAHYLAAKHNVRWGDLSSDE from the exons ATGTCTACACAACTGAGTCATTGTTCTTCCTCAACTAATAACATTTCATCCTGTTTGATCAAGAAACACACCCTCTTGCTCAAACCACTTGTCATTGTCCCATCAAGAATCAATTCTTTCAAAAGGGTCTCTCTGATTCATTCGAGTATTCATCCAAGAAAGGATTTTGAGTTCAAGAACTCCAATGGGCACCCTCTGAATGCTGTTTCTTTGCAGGATG CTGAAAAGTCTGTAGAGAGAGAACCAACATCCTTAGAAATGGGAAGAGAAGAGTCTAACCTCAGTGTCACTGTTGTTGGTGCTTCTGGGGACCTGGCCAAGAAGAAGATTTTTCCCGCACTCTTTGCTTTGTTTTATGAGGATTGCCTACCAAAG aattttttagtttttggtTATGCGCGAACCAAAATGACTGACGACGAGCTGAGAAACATGATTAGCAATACCTTGACTTGCAGAATTGATAAGAG CGCAAACTGTGGTGACAAGATGAATCAATTTTTAGAAAGATGTTTTTACCATTCAGGACAATACAATTCAGAGGAGCACTTTTCAGAATTAGACAAAAAGATGAAAGTGAAAGAG GCTGGGCTTCGGTCAAATAGGTTGTTTTATTTATCCGTACCTCCAAACATATTTGTAGATGTCGCTAAATGTGCTAGTGCCCAAGCTTCTTCAGCGAATGGGTGGACAAGAGTTATTGTTGAGAAGCCATTTGGCCGTGATTCAGAGTCATCTGCAGAACTTACTAGATGTCTAAAGCAGTACTTAGCAGAGGACCAGATATTCAG GATTGATCATTACTTGGGCAAAGAGATAGTTGAGAACCTATCAGTGCTTCGCTTCTCAAATCTTGTTTTCGAGCCACTTTGGTCAAGGAATTACATCCGAAATGTGCAACTAATATTTTCCGAAGATTTTGGTACAGATGGCAGAGGAGG ATACTTTGACAACTACGGAATCATCAGAGATATAATGCAAAATCAtctcctacaaatattaacacTTTTTGCGATGGAGACACCCGTCAGCCTGGATGCTGAGGATATACGAAATGAAAAG GTCAAGGTTTTAAGGTCAATGAGACCTCTGCAGCTTGAAGATGTAATTGTAGGTCAATATAAGGGCCACAGCAAGGGTACCAAATCATATCTAGGATATACAGATGACCCAACTGTGCCGAAGGACAGTCTAACTCCAACATTCGCAGCTGCAGCGCTGTTTATTGATAACGCACGATGGGATGGAGTTCCTTTCCTTATGAAGGCGGGAAAGGCACTCCATACTAGGCG TGCAGAAATCAGAGTTCAGTTCAGGCATGTCCCTGGTAATTTGTACAAGAATAATTTTGGGACAAATCTAGACAAAGCTACAAATGAACTAGTGCTTCGTGTGCAACCGGATCAAGCCATATATCTGAAGATTAACAACAAAGTTCCTGGTCTTGGAATGAGATTGGATCGTAGCGACCTTAATTTGCTTTACAGTGCAAG GTATTCGAAAGAAGCAATAGATGCGTACGAGCGACTCCTAATAGATGCAATAGAAGGAGAGCGAAGACTGTTTATTAGAAGTGATGAGCTAGATGCTGCTTGGTCTCTGTTTACACCATTACTCAAGGAActagaaaagaagaagattgCTCCAGAGCTCTATCCTTATGGTAGTAGAGGACCAGTTGGAGCACATTATCTTGCTGCAAAACACAATGTTCGATGGGGAGATCTTAGTAGTGATGAATAG
- the LOC108223203 gene encoding glucose-6-phosphate 1-dehydrogenase, chloroplastic isoform X1, protein MSTQLSHCSSSTNNISSCLIKKHTLLLKPLVIVPSRINSFKRVSLIHSSIHPRKDFEFKNSNGHPLNAVSLQDGSAEKSVEREPTSLEMGREESNLSVTVVGASGDLAKKKIFPALFALFYEDCLPKNFLVFGYARTKMTDDELRNMISNTLTCRIDKSANCGDKMNQFLERCFYHSGQYNSEEHFSELDKKMKVKEAGLRSNRLFYLSVPPNIFVDVAKCASAQASSANGWTRVIVEKPFGRDSESSAELTRCLKQYLAEDQIFRIDHYLGKEIVENLSVLRFSNLVFEPLWSRNYIRNVQLIFSEDFGTDGRGGYFDNYGIIRDIMQNHLLQILTLFAMETPVSLDAEDIRNEKVKVLRSMRPLQLEDVIVGQYKGHSKGTKSYLGYTDDPTVPKDSLTPTFAAAALFIDNARWDGVPFLMKAGKALHTRRAEIRVQFRHVPGNLYKNNFGTNLDKATNELVLRVQPDQAIYLKINNKVPGLGMRLDRSDLNLLYSARYSKEAIDAYERLLIDAIEGERRLFIRSDELDAAWSLFTPLLKELEKKKIAPELYPYGSRGPVGAHYLAAKHNVRWGDLSSDE, encoded by the exons ATGTCTACACAACTGAGTCATTGTTCTTCCTCAACTAATAACATTTCATCCTGTTTGATCAAGAAACACACCCTCTTGCTCAAACCACTTGTCATTGTCCCATCAAGAATCAATTCTTTCAAAAGGGTCTCTCTGATTCATTCGAGTATTCATCCAAGAAAGGATTTTGAGTTCAAGAACTCCAATGGGCACCCTCTGAATGCTGTTTCTTTGCAGGATG GTTCAGCTGAAAAGTCTGTAGAGAGAGAACCAACATCCTTAGAAATGGGAAGAGAAGAGTCTAACCTCAGTGTCACTGTTGTTGGTGCTTCTGGGGACCTGGCCAAGAAGAAGATTTTTCCCGCACTCTTTGCTTTGTTTTATGAGGATTGCCTACCAAAG aattttttagtttttggtTATGCGCGAACCAAAATGACTGACGACGAGCTGAGAAACATGATTAGCAATACCTTGACTTGCAGAATTGATAAGAG CGCAAACTGTGGTGACAAGATGAATCAATTTTTAGAAAGATGTTTTTACCATTCAGGACAATACAATTCAGAGGAGCACTTTTCAGAATTAGACAAAAAGATGAAAGTGAAAGAG GCTGGGCTTCGGTCAAATAGGTTGTTTTATTTATCCGTACCTCCAAACATATTTGTAGATGTCGCTAAATGTGCTAGTGCCCAAGCTTCTTCAGCGAATGGGTGGACAAGAGTTATTGTTGAGAAGCCATTTGGCCGTGATTCAGAGTCATCTGCAGAACTTACTAGATGTCTAAAGCAGTACTTAGCAGAGGACCAGATATTCAG GATTGATCATTACTTGGGCAAAGAGATAGTTGAGAACCTATCAGTGCTTCGCTTCTCAAATCTTGTTTTCGAGCCACTTTGGTCAAGGAATTACATCCGAAATGTGCAACTAATATTTTCCGAAGATTTTGGTACAGATGGCAGAGGAGG ATACTTTGACAACTACGGAATCATCAGAGATATAATGCAAAATCAtctcctacaaatattaacacTTTTTGCGATGGAGACACCCGTCAGCCTGGATGCTGAGGATATACGAAATGAAAAG GTCAAGGTTTTAAGGTCAATGAGACCTCTGCAGCTTGAAGATGTAATTGTAGGTCAATATAAGGGCCACAGCAAGGGTACCAAATCATATCTAGGATATACAGATGACCCAACTGTGCCGAAGGACAGTCTAACTCCAACATTCGCAGCTGCAGCGCTGTTTATTGATAACGCACGATGGGATGGAGTTCCTTTCCTTATGAAGGCGGGAAAGGCACTCCATACTAGGCG TGCAGAAATCAGAGTTCAGTTCAGGCATGTCCCTGGTAATTTGTACAAGAATAATTTTGGGACAAATCTAGACAAAGCTACAAATGAACTAGTGCTTCGTGTGCAACCGGATCAAGCCATATATCTGAAGATTAACAACAAAGTTCCTGGTCTTGGAATGAGATTGGATCGTAGCGACCTTAATTTGCTTTACAGTGCAAG GTATTCGAAAGAAGCAATAGATGCGTACGAGCGACTCCTAATAGATGCAATAGAAGGAGAGCGAAGACTGTTTATTAGAAGTGATGAGCTAGATGCTGCTTGGTCTCTGTTTACACCATTACTCAAGGAActagaaaagaagaagattgCTCCAGAGCTCTATCCTTATGGTAGTAGAGGACCAGTTGGAGCACATTATCTTGCTGCAAAACACAATGTTCGATGGGGAGATCTTAGTAGTGATGAATAG
- the LOC108222400 gene encoding glycine-rich protein HC1 → MGSKTFLLLGLSLAIALLISSEVSARDLAETENNNVAATIDGHGGGGGGGHGGCPHGWCGRHCCKDAAEAEEAQDTEEKDVAGYGGGGHGGGGGGGGGGGHGGCPHGWCGRHCCKDAAEAVEAEVANIKAEENPMQYHGGGGGGGGGSHGGCRRWCGRHCCSYADEVEDAEQNSLADTDGKYHGGGGWNQGGGYHGGGGGYNQGGGYHGGGGGYNQGGGYHGGGGGYNQGGGYHGGGGGYNQGGGHGGGCPHGWCGRHCC, encoded by the exons ATGGGTTCGAAGACTTTTCTTTTACTTGGCCTTTCTTTGGCCATTGCTCTTCTCATCAGCTCAGAGGTCTCCGCTAGAGACCTCGCTGAGACTGAGAATAACA ATGTTGCAGCAACTATCGATGGTCACGGAGGCGGTGGCGGTGGTGGTCACGGAGGCTGCCCTCACGGATGGTGTGGGCGTCATTGCTGCAAAGATGCCGCTGAGGCTGAAGAAGCACAAGACACCGAGGAAAAGG ATGTTGCAGGATACGGAGGTGGAGGTCACGGAggcggtggtggtggtggtggtggtggtggtcacGGAGGCTGCCCTCACGGATGGTGTGGTCGTCACTGCTGCAAAGATGCCGCAGAGGCTGTAGAAGCAGAGGTTGCTAACATCAAGGCCGAGGAAAATC CTATGCAATACCACGGAggcggtggtggtggtggaggaggCTCCCATGGTGGTTGCCGTAGATGGTGCGGCCGTCACTGCTGCAGTTATGCTGATGAAGTTGAGGATGCAGAGCAAAACA GTTTAGCAGATACCGACGGTAAATACCACGGAGGCGGTGGCTGGAACCAGGGAGGAGGCTATcacggaggtggtggtggatACAACCAGGGAGGAGGCTACCACGGAGGCGGTGGTGGATACAACCAGGGAGGAGGCTACCACGGAGGCGGTGGTGGATACAACCAGGGTGGAGGCTATCACGGAGGCGGTGGGGGATACAACCAGGGTGGTGGCCATGGAGGCGGTTGCCCTCATGGATGGTGTGGCAGACACTGCTGCTAA
- the LOC108223204 gene encoding omega-hydroxypalmitate O-feruloyl transferase: MDSSSVEDSPRYFKITKSEPVLVHVEIKSPFPEYYYLSNLDQNITSIMQTVFCFKPDGDKKSTEGVGLVIREALAKVLVYFYPLAGNLTLGSDEKLVVKCTNRGVPFVEAVVDYDIDVLGNVTCLDSAMLSKLVHTDSAARDMFEIPLMTAQVTRFKCGGFVMGMTMNHCMADGISAMEFVNSWSEIARGLSPSIVPAIDRSVLKARQPPRITRVHNEFLEIKDISNISAKYQESEMVYKAFSFDQEKLMRLKKLIMEDGTIKNCSTFVALTALLWRARTKALKMKPDQQLKLLFAVDGRSRLVNPPLPKGYFGNGIVLACSVSNAGDLVNKPLSYAVHLVQNAIKMVDDEFIRSAIDYLEVKKEKPSLSGTFLITTWTRLAFNTTDFGWGEPTQSGCVTLPEKEVALFLAGGGNGTTVLTGLPVNAMKSFQELMQI; this comes from the exons ATGGATTCTTCATCAGTCGAAGACAGTCCTCGTTATTTCAAGATTACGAAGTCCGAACCGGTGTTAGTTCATGTGGAAATAAAGTCTCCATTTCCAGAATACTATTACTTGTCGAATCTCGATCAGAATATCACTTCAATAATGCAAACAGTGTTTTGTTTTAAGCCGGATGGTGACAAGAAGAGCACAGAAGGAGTTGGACTTGTTATAAGAGAAGCTTTGGCAAAAGTTCTGGTTTATTTTTATCCGCTTGCAGGGAACTTAACGCTCGGGAGTGATGAGAAGCTTGTAGTGAAATGCACGAACAGAGGTGTGCCGTTTGTCGAAGCTGTGGTGGACTACGATATCGATGTCTTGGGGAATGTGACGTGTCTGGATTCTGCCATGCTGAGCAAGCTTGTTCATACAGATTCTGCTGCAAGAGACATGTTCGAAATTCCCCTGATGACTGCACAG GTAACAAGATTCAAGTGCGGAGGATTTGTGATGGGAATGACAATGAACCATTGCATGGCCGATGGAATATCAGCGATGGAGTTCGTTAACTCATGGAGCGAAATAGCAAGAGGCTTATCCCCGTCAATCGTACCAGCTATCGACAGATCAGTCCTAAAAGCAAGACAACCTCCACGAATTACTCGCGTGCACAATGAGTTCTTGGAGATAAAAGACATATCAAACATTTCCGCGAAATATCAAGAATCTGAGATGGTTTACAAAGCATTTAGCTTCGATCAAGAGAAGCTAATGAGGTTAAAGAAGTTGATCATGGAAGATGGAACCATCAAGAACTGCTCCACATTTGTGGCCCTCACGGCCTTGTTGTGGCGTGCAAGAACTAAAGCTCTTAAGATGAAACCTGACCAACAGCTCAAGCTTTTATTTGCTGTTGATGGAAGATCAAGATTGGTGAATCCTCCCCTGCCAAAGGGCTATTTTGGGAATGGGATCGTGCTAGCGTGTAGTGTGAGCAATGCCGGAGATTTGGTGAACAAGCCATTGTCTTATGCAGTGCATCTTGTGCAAAATGCTATAAAGATGGTGGATGATGAGTTCATTAGGTCAGCAATTGATTACCTTGAAGTGAAGAAAGAAAAGCCATCATTATCTGGCACTTTTCTGATTACTACCTGGACTAGGCTTGCTTTCAACACCACAGACTTCGGGTGGGGAGAGCCGACTCAGTCAGGGTGTGTGACCTTACCGGAGAAAGAAGTAGCATTGTTTCTCGCTGGTGGTGGAAACGGAACTACAGTGCTTACGGGATTGCCAGTTAATGCCATGAAATCATTCCAAGAGCTCATGCAAATATAA